Proteins from one Pseudoalteromonas undina genomic window:
- a CDS encoding asparagine synthetase, whose translation MIDINNPLSIGSFLNFGYDITYTPSIKFDYSQISSNAKKPDYKTTKDIFMSCLEGCIGDTNDDIVVPISGGLDSRALLAGLLELRSADKIKTYTFGTKSSYDFEIGKGISKKLGVTCNSYELSEYSFDEKSLFDTASMFDYQTTLFYHPPYDEIKNTFNSDLVLVGFMGDPLAGSHLPEVVSVDNTQLLQRFLSKNQMVRSCSLHDLEASNLNEIVKFPELILSKITKDEYLDFEVRQLRYVHPHVMPKQLNCKSPFIESDWFNHMLSLPTECRREQSYYNEFLINAFPAAFNFPCKNNYGLKLNTHPTLIKLWRGAHRLNSLRDKTINYQNFNRRICDDKALYKLLDMLLHRLAKRNLNLKLDPVELLRNHKNHNAIFSDAIINLASLEVNLSANNQ comes from the coding sequence ATGATTGATATTAATAACCCGCTTTCTATAGGTAGTTTTCTTAATTTTGGTTACGATATTACATACACTCCAAGTATTAAGTTTGATTATTCACAAATATCTTCCAATGCTAAAAAGCCTGATTATAAAACTACAAAAGATATATTTATGTCTTGTTTGGAGGGGTGTATAGGTGATACTAATGATGATATAGTTGTGCCTATAAGTGGAGGTCTCGACAGTAGAGCTTTATTGGCCGGTCTTCTGGAGCTTCGAAGTGCTGATAAAATTAAAACTTATACTTTCGGTACAAAATCCAGTTATGATTTTGAGATAGGCAAAGGTATAAGTAAAAAGTTAGGAGTCACATGTAACTCTTATGAACTATCTGAGTATAGCTTTGATGAAAAATCATTGTTTGATACAGCTTCAATGTTTGATTATCAAACTACACTATTTTATCACCCGCCATATGATGAAATTAAAAATACTTTTAACAGTGATTTGGTGCTTGTTGGTTTTATGGGGGATCCTTTAGCTGGTTCTCATTTGCCAGAAGTGGTGAGTGTAGATAACACACAATTATTACAAAGATTTTTGTCAAAAAACCAAATGGTTAGAAGCTGCTCTTTGCATGATTTGGAAGCATCTAATTTAAATGAGATAGTAAAGTTTCCAGAGCTTATTTTAAGTAAGATTACTAAAGACGAGTACTTAGACTTTGAAGTAAGGCAATTAAGGTATGTTCACCCTCATGTAATGCCAAAACAATTAAATTGTAAGTCTCCATTTATCGAGTCTGACTGGTTTAATCATATGCTTTCTTTACCCACAGAGTGCCGAAGAGAGCAGTCTTATTATAATGAATTCTTAATTAATGCCTTTCCCGCAGCATTTAACTTTCCTTGTAAAAATAACTACGGCCTTAAATTAAATACTCACCCAACTTTGATTAAACTTTGGCGAGGTGCCCATCGATTAAATTCGTTGAGGGATAAAACAATTAACTACCAAAATTTTAATCGCAGAATTTGTGATGATAAAGCACTTTATAAATTATTAGATATGCTTCTTCATAGGTTAGCCAAACGTAATCTAAATTTAAAGTTGGATCCAGTTGAGCTATTAAGAAACCATAAAAACCACAATGCTATTTTTTCAGATGCAATTATTAATTTAGCGTCTTTAGAAGTTAACTTATCCGCTAATAATCAGTAA